A region of Granulicella sibirica DNA encodes the following proteins:
- a CDS encoding HAD-IIB family hydrolase: protein MQVIALNAAPSHLLSPAKLPVRLVAVDMDGTLLGEEAKVSARNLAAIAAAEQAGVHFVIATGRRHSYAMRVLRPLELTPSNVLITSNGAVVRMVDSRLIETTHLPISTSRWLLAHLAEFRNALVITFDRVGADGDDTRGALVVEELEDLHNSIGKWMQANEPYIDHVHPLELALEADAPIQMMLCGTVERMRRAEAHLLRDRRVSPVGKSTLDPDVEIQLARTEYPERNLSIVDILPAGCSKGTAILRFALSQGIVPGEIMAIGDNWNDLSMLEVVAHPVLMENAPDDLRAVAEDRGWTIAPSNLEDGVAQVLESVLADTPAERE, encoded by the coding sequence ATGCAGGTGATTGCCCTAAATGCTGCCCCCTCGCATCTCTTATCTCCTGCAAAGCTTCCGGTGCGTTTAGTCGCCGTCGACATGGATGGAACGCTGCTTGGGGAAGAGGCAAAGGTGTCGGCTCGAAACCTCGCGGCGATCGCGGCTGCGGAGCAGGCGGGAGTGCATTTTGTGATTGCGACCGGGCGGCGGCACTCGTATGCCATGCGGGTCTTGCGGCCTTTGGAGCTGACGCCTTCGAACGTGCTGATTACGTCGAATGGTGCTGTCGTGCGGATGGTGGACTCGCGGTTGATTGAGACGACGCATCTGCCTATCTCGACTTCGCGCTGGCTGTTAGCGCATCTGGCCGAGTTTCGCAACGCGCTGGTGATTACGTTTGACCGGGTGGGGGCGGATGGGGACGATACGCGCGGGGCGCTTGTGGTCGAGGAGCTAGAGGATCTGCATAACAGCATCGGGAAGTGGATGCAGGCGAACGAACCGTACATCGACCATGTGCATCCGCTTGAACTGGCGCTGGAGGCGGACGCACCCATCCAGATGATGCTGTGCGGGACAGTGGAGAGGATGCGGCGGGCTGAGGCGCACCTGCTGCGGGATCGGCGCGTGTCTCCGGTGGGCAAGTCGACGCTGGATCCGGACGTGGAGATTCAGCTTGCGCGGACGGAGTATCCGGAGAGGAATCTCTCGATCGTGGATATTCTTCCGGCTGGCTGCTCGAAAGGGACGGCGATCCTGCGGTTCGCGCTCTCGCAAGGGATTGTGCCGGGCGAGATCATGGCGATCGGGGATAACTGGAATGACCTCTCAATGCTCGAGGTGGTCGCGCATCCGGTGCTCATGGAAAACGCGCCGGACGATCTGCGAGCGGTTGCCGAGGATCGGGGATGGACGATTGCGCCCTCAAATCTGGAAGACGGAGTGGCGCAGGTTCTCGAATCGGTCCTCGCGGATACGCCCGCTGAGCGTGAGTGA